Proteins found in one Diorhabda sublineata isolate icDioSubl1.1 chromosome 9, icDioSubl1.1, whole genome shotgun sequence genomic segment:
- the LOC130449099 gene encoding kynurenine formamidase, with protein sequence MFSKSYFTQMLLPSNWSRKSEGTARLHEHINIIEQCSKEVTESISSKLIIPYGTRPRERIHIIGTDLSKSSPIYIHFHGGYWQESIVTAENNLLIAKHLYNNNIKTIIVGYELCPTVTLSEIADNVEKALIICLEYAKTHETKGIFLSGHSAGGQIVAMLFKSFLPNLPVEDQFLFKKAFLLSGVFDLTAVQKSSLNDLLHLDETSALKESPLHQNLKASHCELVFVVAKYDSPKLIQQSEDMYLQTTKLGFKAEYIFLENTDHFDLIESYNDEENVLTKLVVKYCTNK encoded by the exons atgttttctaaatctTACTTTACTCAAATGTTGTTACCAAGTAATTGGTCTAGAAAATCGGAAGGAACAGCGAGACTTCATGAACATATCAATATTATCGAACAAT GCAGTAAAGAAGTTACGGAATCTATTTCTTCCAAACTTATTATACCATATGGGACAAGACCGCGAGAAAGAATTCATATCATCGGAACCGATTTATCCAAAA gttCCCCAATATATATCCATTTCCACGGTGGATATTGGCAAGAATCAATTGTAACAGCtgaaaataacttattaataGCCAAAcatttgtataataataatattaaaacgaTAATTGTTGGTTATGAACTGTGTCCAACTGTTACTTTATCAGAAATTGCTGACAACGTAGAAAAAGCATTGATAATTTGTTTGGAGTACGCAAAAACACATGAAACTAA AGGAATTTTCTTAAGTGGTCATTCAGCTGGAGGACAAATAGTAGCTATGCTGTTTAAATCTTTTCTTCCGAACCTTCCCGTAGAAGATCAGTTCTTATTTAAGAAAGCGTTTCTTTTATCGGGTGTATTTGATTTAACAGCTGTCCAAAAATCGTCTTTAAATGACTTGTTACATTTAGACGAAACATCTGCTTTAAAAGAGAGTCCGTTGCATCAAAATTTGAAAGCTAGTCATTGTGAATTAGTTTTCGTAGTTGCAAAATATGACAGTCCCAAATTAATACAACAATCAGAAGATATGTACCTACAAACTACAAAATTGGGATTCAAAGctgaatatattttcttggaaaatacagatcattttgatttaattgaaagttacaatgatgaagaaaatgtcCTTACTAAActtgttgtaaaatattgtacAAACAAATGA
- the LOC130449100 gene encoding inositol monophosphatase 1-like isoform X2, with product MLKMEVKAYYDFVLPLVREAGQVETKDEIYDEVTEYDRKIENILIRRIKEKWPHHNFIGEEESHMNGIGELTRNPTWIIDPIDGTSNFVRNMRDTCISVGLVIDKEQIMGIVFNPFNDELYTAVKGQGAFLNGLRIHVNQEKDIKKSIFNYELSLARNPKYYELYMYRLKHLIQIINGFRSLGSAVLGLCYVAVGRLDAYQCDGLYPWDAAAGVLIVREAGGYVCDTRGGEFDLMDPNFLATSTKELSDQFMEIERKADEERLNDLENKKPFKP from the exons ATGCTTAAAATGGAAGTGAAAGCTTACTACGATTTTGTATTGCCTTTAGTTCGAGAAGCAGGACAG GTTGAAACAAAAGACGAAATATATGATGAAGTAACCGAATAcgatagaaaaatagaaaatatattgataaggagaatcaaagaaaaatggCCCCATCATAA ttttattggcGAAGAAGAATCTCATATGAATGGCATAGGAGAATTAACAAGAAATCCAACATGGATAATAGATCCCATAGACGGTACATCGAATTTCGTAAGGAATATGAGAGATACCTGTATATCAGTTGGATTGGTTATAGATAAAGAACAAATCATGGGAATTGTTTTCAATCCTTTCAACGACGAACTATACACCGCGGTAAAGGGTCAAGGGGCTTTTCTTAATGGGCTACGCATACATGTTAATCAAGAAAAAG atatcaaaaaatctattttcaattACGAATTGTCTCTGGCGAGAAATCCAAAATATTACGAATTGTACATGTACAGACTAAAACACTTGATACAAATAATTAACGG ttttCGTTCTCTAGGTTCTGCGGTACTAGGTTTATGCTATGTTGCCGTTGGAAGATTGGATGCTTACCAATGCGATGGATTATACCCGTGGGATGCAGCTGCCGGTGTTCTTATAGTTAGGGAAGCGGGAGGATATGTGTGCGATACCCGAG GGGGAGAATTTGATCTGATGGACCCTAACTTTTTAGCAACTTCAACGAAAGAATTATCAGATCAATTtatggaaattgaaagaaagGCCGATGAAGAGAGACTAaatgatttagaaaataaaaaaccatttaaacCGTAA
- the LOC130449102 gene encoding transcription initiation factor TFIID subunit 6 gives MSKINEYDLYGTNFSTESMKVIAESIGIGYLADDAAKELAEDISFRIKHIVQDAAKFMNHAKRTKLLQSDIDSALKAKNIEPQYGFQSTEHLPFRFASGGGRELHFIEEKEVDLNDLLQNISPKAPIETTLRSHWLFIDGVQPTIPENPPPIAKVIQKLESVDPVNKKPIKETSGKPSTGKQKLKNVETVEIKQLATHELSVEQQLYYKEITEACVGSDEARRAEALQSLASDPGLHEMLPRMCTFIIEGVRVNVVQNNLALLIYLMRMVKALLDNQSLYLEKYLHELIPSVTTCIVSKQLCMRPELDNHWALRDFASRLMAQICKNFNTSTNNIQTRVTRMFTNALQQDKVPLSSLYGALQGLSELGTEVTRIFILPKVKNIGSRIENYLEGNSTSNMEKIASGHIKLLLIKVLAPVLKSIRNPPDNLDEYRQDYGYIGASLHAAVIKARTQPNILPQSTPASVSGVNNPITCNSTISRTIGAPSNIIQQQSPSTGRAIVMNSNPRAQIQPSNQKFVFVTQRPQTPMSSTASHQIQQNISSSTSSQNTVVKFVSNSNQNQPKQQKLVVVSNQATQGNSTLLISKQNFALQQLQQQQQQQQQQQSPIMDDLSHLVQQ, from the exons atgtccaaaattaatgaatatgatTTATATGGAACAAATTTCTCAACAGAATCAATGAAGGTTATCGCAGAAAGTATAGGTATTGGATATTTAGCTGACGATGCAGCAAAAGAACTTGCAGAAGACATATCATTTAGAATTAAACATATCGTACAAGATGCAGCGAAATTTATGAATCACGCCAAACGTACGAAACTTTTGCAAAGTGATATAGATTCTGCAttgaaagcaaaaaatatagaa CCGCAGTATGGTTTTCAGTCAACGGAACATTTACCTTTTCGGTTTGCTTCTGGAGGAGGTCGAGAATTACATTTCATTGAAGAGAAGGAAGTTGATTTGAATGATTTGTTGCAAAATATAAGTCCAAAAGCACCTATTGAAACCACGTTAAGGTCTCATTGGTTATTTATAGATGGAGTGCAGCCTACAATTCCAGAAAATCCGCCACCCATTGCAAAAGTCATTCAGAAA ttgGAATCTGTAGATCCAGTGAACAAGAAACCGATCAAAGAAACATCTGGCAAACCATCAacaggaaaacaaaaattaaaaaacgtcGAAACTGTGGAAATTAAACAATTAGCAACTCATGAACTATCTGTTGAGCAACAATTGTATTATAAAGAAATTACAGAAGCTTGTGTTGGATCAGATGAAGCGAGAAGAGCGGAAGCTCTACAAAGTTTAGCATCAGATCCAGGTCTACATGAAATGTTACCTAGAATGTGTACGTTTATCATAGAAGGAGTTAGAGTAAATGTAGTACAAAATAATCTGGCACTCTTAATTTATCTTATGAGAATGGTTAAAGCTCTTTTGGATAATCAAtctttatatttggaaaaatat CTTCATGAGTTAATACCTTCCGTAACAACATGTATTGTATCGAAACAATTGTGTATGCGACCGGAATTGGACAATCATTGGGCTCTTCGAGATTTCGCCTCGCGGTTGATGGCGcaaatttgcaaaaattttaatacaagtACAAACAATATTCAAACACGAGTAACACGTATGTTTACAAACGCGTTACAGCAAGATAAAGTTCCATTATCGTCTTTATATGGGGCTCTTCAAGGATTATCAGAACTTGGTACAGAAGTaacaagaatatttattttaccaaaagtaaaaaatataggaagtcgaatagaaaattatttagaaggaaATTCAACATCTAACATGGAAAAAATAGCATCTGGTCACATTAAATTATTACTAATCAAAGTATTGGCACCTGTGTTAAAGAGTATTAGAAATCCTCCAGATAATCTAGATGAGTATAGACAAGATTATGGATATATTGGTGCATCTTTACATGCTGCAGTAATTAAAGCTAGAACTCAACCAAATATTTTACCACAAAGTACACCCGCATCGGTTTCTGGTGTAAATAATCCAATCACATGTAATTCTACCATTTCCAGAACCATTGGTGCACCCAGTAATATCATACAACAG CAAAGTCCGAGTACTGGTAGAGCGATTGTAATGAATTCGAATCCCAGAGCACAAATTCAACCTTCGAATCAAAAATTTGTGTTCGTAACCCAGAGACCACAAACCCCGATGAGTAGTACTGCCTCACatcaaatccaacaaaatattTCGTCGTCGACGTCATCTCAAAATACTGTGGTGAAATTTGTCTCGAATTCGAATCAAAACCAACCGAAACAGCAAAAATTAGTTGTTGTATCAAATCAGGCGACACAAGGAAATTCGACTTTATTGATTTCCAAACAGAATTTTGCCTTACAACAACTCCAGCAACAACAACAGCAGCAGCAACAACAACAATCTCCAATCATGGATGATTTATCTCATTTGGTGCAACAATAg
- the LOC130449100 gene encoding inositol monophosphatase 1-like isoform X1 — protein sequence MLKMEVKAYYDFVLPLVREAGQEIAAAKNFKVETKDEIYDEVTEYDRKIENILIRRIKEKWPHHNFIGEEESHMNGIGELTRNPTWIIDPIDGTSNFVRNMRDTCISVGLVIDKEQIMGIVFNPFNDELYTAVKGQGAFLNGLRIHVNQEKDIKKSIFNYELSLARNPKYYELYMYRLKHLIQIINGFRSLGSAVLGLCYVAVGRLDAYQCDGLYPWDAAAGVLIVREAGGYVCDTRGGEFDLMDPNFLATSTKELSDQFMEIERKADEERLNDLENKKPFKP from the exons ATGCTTAAAATGGAAGTGAAAGCTTACTACGATTTTGTATTGCCTTTAGTTCGAGAAGCAGGACAG GAAATTGCAGCAGCCAAAAATTTCAAGGTTGAAACAAAAGACGAAATATATGATGAAGTAACCGAATAcgatagaaaaatagaaaatatattgataaggagaatcaaagaaaaatggCCCCATCATAA ttttattggcGAAGAAGAATCTCATATGAATGGCATAGGAGAATTAACAAGAAATCCAACATGGATAATAGATCCCATAGACGGTACATCGAATTTCGTAAGGAATATGAGAGATACCTGTATATCAGTTGGATTGGTTATAGATAAAGAACAAATCATGGGAATTGTTTTCAATCCTTTCAACGACGAACTATACACCGCGGTAAAGGGTCAAGGGGCTTTTCTTAATGGGCTACGCATACATGTTAATCAAGAAAAAG atatcaaaaaatctattttcaattACGAATTGTCTCTGGCGAGAAATCCAAAATATTACGAATTGTACATGTACAGACTAAAACACTTGATACAAATAATTAACGG ttttCGTTCTCTAGGTTCTGCGGTACTAGGTTTATGCTATGTTGCCGTTGGAAGATTGGATGCTTACCAATGCGATGGATTATACCCGTGGGATGCAGCTGCCGGTGTTCTTATAGTTAGGGAAGCGGGAGGATATGTGTGCGATACCCGAG GGGGAGAATTTGATCTGATGGACCCTAACTTTTTAGCAACTTCAACGAAAGAATTATCAGATCAATTtatggaaattgaaagaaagGCCGATGAAGAGAGACTAaatgatttagaaaataaaaaaccatttaaacCGTAA
- the LOC130449098 gene encoding TBC domain-containing protein kinase-like protein → MTVSMLKNPEMHFGAITFFAKQHKDDMCGSNGLPLTPNSIIIYGRAQLLKSIKSPHLCQYLDIIRGKHERTVIVSQFCGTPLTNYLEKKKFTLSEVKSIAYQILKGLNELHKRNIVHRNLSNENILLLSNDIKLFNFGLYYLTDNGKLVSFPVIHLLYAAPEIYLDGIQNSLPNPKVDIWALGIILVELVLNKSLWSLLKVGQKIRKILSLLQSNGSVFERIAREHNCHDDYLEVSEDIRDLIESCLQIDPSIRLSCEDLLQKNIFSEFRLKNGYLKNDKYKGFDIFTINELYHWWQLAGGDVFQELKKQGLVRSSPPILSLPHLLLIEGNILGQERNPATLYDPRVVEMPLDTLYQRFENIPLSAFYPLIQTKSDIISQLEPPPYDATGLPLIIKERDPEYQFHRIILFRRLLHGYPFTKELIIKEAEKDIPPLLRGEIWAAVLGIKIDYQFQYMKLDKYSSTPTDRQIEVDIPRCHQYNELLSSTEGHRKLKRILKAWVFENSQYVYWQGLDSLTAPFLYLNFNDEAKAFSCLSSFVPKFLHKFFLKDNSAVIEEYLAKFSQLIAFHDPVLANHLYDINFYPQLFAIPWFLTLFSHVFPLYKILHLWDKVLLGDSSYSLHIGLSVLTQLRDRLLTSGFNECILLFSDLPEVDIEKCVTLSMTTFKTTPKSITEREHDNGAFRTKDCYDISGVTLQDLKKERYPRISARDVIDLVRNRPNNILIIDIRNMIQFNRCSVINSINIPFSSISFTDNKLENIGHHSKHLENASDKVVVVIGDEETDLELFPNFLLRCNVKKVCILHGGFNVLLPVSPTILMSQNNTI, encoded by the exons ATGACTGTTTCTATGTTAAAGAACCCGGAAATGCATTTTGGTGCAATTACCTTCTTTGCAAAGCAGCATAAAGATGATATGTGCGGAAGTAATGGCTTACCTTTAACACCAAATTCTATTATAATATATGGAAGAGCCCAGTTATTGAAATCGATAAAAAGTCCTCATTTATGTCAATATTTGGATATAATAAGAGGCAAACATG aAAGAACTGTAATTGTTTCACAGTTTTGTGGAACACCTTTAACTAATTACTTGGAAAAAAAGAAGTTTACATTAAGTGAAGTAAAATCCATAgcatatcaaattttaaaagggctcaatgaacttcacaaGAGAAATATAGTACATAGAAATTTgagtaatgaaaatattttacttctgagcaatgatataaaattatttaattttggtCTCTATTATTTAACTGATAACGgaaaattagtttcatttcCTGTGAT ACATTTGCTATATGCTGCACCCGAAATATACTTGGATGGCATACAAAATAGTTTACCAAATCCAAAAGTAGATATTTGGGCGTTGGGAATAATTTTAGTTGAGTtagtattaaataaatcattatggAGTTTGTTGAAAGTGGGTCAGAAGATAAGAAAAATTCTGAGTCTCCTGCAATCTAATGgatcagtttttgaaagaataGCTAGAGAACATAATTGTCACGATGATTATTTA GAAGTATCTGAAGATATAAGAGATTTGATAGAATCTTGCTTACAAATAGATCCTTCAATAAGACTTTCTTGTGAAGATCTTCTTCAGAAGAATATATTTAGTGAATTTCGCTTAAAGAATGGATATTTAAAGAATGATAAATACAAAGGTTTTGATATTTTCACCATTAACGAACTGTACCATTGGTGGCAGTTAGCTGGAGGGGATGTCTTTCaggaattaaaaaaacaagGTCTTGTGCGTTCAAGTCCACCTATTCTTTCATTACCGca cttGTTATTGATAGAAGGTAATATATTGGGTCAAGAGAGAAATCCTGCTACTTTATACGACCCCAGAGTAGTGGAAATGCCACTAGATACATTATATCAAAGATTTGAGAACATACCTCTTTCAGCATTTTATCCTTTAATACAAACGAAATCCGATATAATTTCTCAATTAGAACCGCCTCCTTATGATGCCACAGGATTACCCCTTATTATTAAAGAGCGAGATCCTGAATATCAATTTCATAGGATAATACTGTTCAGAAGATTATTACAT ggTTATCCTTTTACCAAAGAGCTAATCATTAAGGAAGCGGAAAAGGATATACCACCTTTATTGAGAGGTGAAATTTGGGCAGCTGTACTGGGTATAAAAATTGACTATCAATTCCAATATATGAAACTTGATAAATATTCCTCTACCCCTACAGATAGGCAG ATAGAAGTGGACATTCCCAGATGCCACcaatataatgaattattgtCTTCTACTGAAGGTcacagaaaattaaaaagaatattgaaaGCGTGGGTATTTGAAAATTCCCAGTATGTTTATTGGCAAGGTTTGGATTCGTTAACAGCACCATTCctctatttgaattttaatgacgaag CAAAAGCTTTTTCTTGCTTATCATCATTTGTACCTAAATTCCTGCACAAATTCTTCTTGAAGGATAATTCTGCAGTAATTGAAGAATATCTAGCTAAATTTTCCCAACTGATTGCTTTCCATGATCCGGTATTGGCAAATCACTTgtatgatataaatttttatccgcAACTATTTGCCATTCCGTGGTTTTTAACATTGTTTTCAC aTGTGTTTCCACTTTATAAAATTCTCCATTTGTGGGATAAGGTACTATTAGGCGACTCCTCTTACTCACTACATATCGGTCTTTCTGTATTGACACAACTCAGAGATAGATTACTAACGTCGGGTTTTAACGAATGTATATTATTGTTTTCCGATTTACCGGAGGTCGATATAGAAAAATGTGTTACTTTGTCAATGACCACTTTTAAAACTACCCCGAAAAGTATCACTGAAAGGGAACACGACAACGGAGCCTTCAGAACAAAAGATTGCTAC GATATTTCTGGAGTAACATTACAGGATCtgaaaaaagaaagatatcCAAGAATTAGTGCTAGAGATGTAATTGACCTAGTACGAAACCGTCCtaacaatatattaattatagatATACGAAATATGATACA ATTCAATCGATGTAGTGTTATAAATAGTATCAATATACCGTTTTCTAGTATTTCATTCACtgataataaattagaaaatatcggACATCACAGTAAGCATCTTGAAAATGCCTCGGATAAAGTTGTAGTTGTAATTGGAGATGAAGAAACAGATTTAGAGTTG ttcccCAACTTTTTACTACGTTGTAATGTAAAGAAAGTTTGTATTTTACATGGTGGTTTTAACGTGCTGCTTCCAGTTTCTCCAACTATTTTGATGTCTCAAAACAACACAATTTGA
- the LOC130449101 gene encoding uncharacterized protein LOC130449101, which translates to MEDPGVLCDLKNYILEFQYPLVDSMSDEELADIFKQTNRGFLISWMLKLGIYDGAVSAEDTKFLGTILYENGFCTKEEMIPFMLGSLDPSKQLNILQNMFIYIKTIKKQNSDKFSKFVSLDDIETLSKNTLNLFPMYGEIKVFDNEKSSVIKTENVIEDYKYNISENNTINVDEIMENISYGLSTMKNVVKNRLKHEDNRIIPSPEADKIFKNCNQYMKQVCQFLKDIKTIQEFNQNNHTLLIDDGEISSMTSMSMLNEINEEIRKILRYKDEEERK; encoded by the exons ATGGAAGATCCAGGTGTTTTatgtgatttaaaaaattatatactggAATTTCAATATCCTCTGGTCGATAGCATGAGCGACGAGGAATTGGCGGATATCTTTAAACAAACCAATCGAGGCTTTTTAATATCATGGATGTTAAAACTCGGAATTTACGATGGGGCAGTTTCCGCGGAAGACACAAAATTTTTGGGtacaattttatatgaaaacgGGTTCTGTACCAAAGAAGAAATGATACCTTTTATGCTGGGTTCTCTGGATCCTTCGAAACAG ttaaacatattacaaaatatgtttatttatataaagacaataaagaaacaaaattccGATAAATTTAGCAAATTTGTGTCACTGGACGATATCGAAACTCTTTCAAAAAATACTCTAAATTTGTTTCCCATGTACGGTGAAATTAAAGTGTTTGATAATGAAAAATCTTCAGTGATTAAAACAGAAAACGTTATCGAAGActataaatacaatataagtgaaaataatactATTAACGTTgatgaaattatggaaaatattagtTACGGTTTATCCACAATGAAAAATGTAGTAAAAAATCGTTTAAAGCATGAAGATAATCGAATAATACCTAGTCCAGAGgcagataaaatatttaaaaactgtAACCAGTATATGAAACAAGTTTGTCAA tttttaaaagatatcAAAACCATACAGGAGTTCAATCAAAATAACCATACCTTGTTAATAGATGATGGTGAAATATCTTCCATGACTAGTATGTCAatgttaaatgaaataaatgaagaaattcgaaaaattttgagGTACAAAGATGAGGAGGaaaggaaataa